The genomic stretch CCCAGAGAATGGCGACACAATCAAGTAAAGGAATATAGCCAATATTGAGTTCAGTTTTTTCTAATGTGGACATATGCTTTTCCTTATTGGCCCAATAACAGCTTCTGTGCATCCAGTAAGCGTCTGGCCATTTCACCAATGGTAATCCGGTGACTCATGGCATTTTTACGCAATAAAGCAAAAGCTTGCTCTTCCGTTAAGGCATGCAGCTGGATGAGCAGGGCTTTGGCTTTATCGATATCTTTACGGTCAATCAGCTTGTCCTGGGTTTCTTTTAAATCGTTCAGCAGCTTTTTATGTTTGCGGAATTGTTCAATTGAAATTTCCAGAATGCTTTCTAGTTTGGTGGGATCAATACCATCGACAATATAAGCCGTGATTCCGGCATCAATCGCACTCTTGATGGTGTCTTTATTGGAGTTCTGGGTAAACAGCACGGTCGGGAGTTCATATTGGCTGACACAACTTTCAATAATATCCCGATGCGGATGATCCATATTCAACAGGATCACATCTGCATGAATGCCTTTGACATGTACCATATTCAGGTCATTCAGGATTAAGCAGGCCACCACCTGAAAATCATGTAAAAGCAGGGATTCCTGGATGAATTGGGCACGCTCCAGATCATCATCAATAAGAGCAATTCGTAATTTGGACATGGAATATTTTCAAGTAAGGCCTAAGGAATATTCAAGCAGGATTAAAGCAAAAAACATGCCATTAAATTGGTGCATAAAATTTCGTTTTTCTGTTCAATTTAGTGCATAGCTTTAGGGATTTCAGCTGATGGCTGATCAAAATGAAGCGTTTAGGTAGATCATCTGCCTGAAATAAGGCGTTTTCTTATTGGAAAAGTTGGCACGATTTCTGCATTTATTAAATCGTCAAAGATGACTTTCAATACTAACAACGGCCAACGATGTCCGTTCTGATCGTAATTGCACTTTCAAGGAGTGTGATTGGTATTTCGTTCAGCACAGGATAAATGACATGGTCAGTTGTTCAGCAATACAAAACGCACAAGCGTTTCAACCCTTCCTCCAGCATTACAAAGCGCTGGGTTGCGGTATTTACAACATATTCAATCAGCAGACATATCAATGCCTAGACGTGATATGCGGCTTTTTATCATCTTTAAAAAAACAATAGTTGGAGTGCAGATATGAAAATTCTCATGATTGGGCATGGCATGGTGGGGCATAAATTCATCGAATCTGTACTGGAACAGGCCGGTGATGACATTGAGCTGACCATTTTGGCAGAAGAGCCACATTTAGCTTATGACCGGGTACATTTGACTGAATATTTCAGCGGCAAGTCGGTCAAGGATCTGAGTCTGTGTCGTAGTGATTTTGCCGATGCCTATGGCATTGATTTGCGTCTTAATACCAAAGCAGTTGAAATTGATCAGCTCAATAAAACCGTCACCACCAACCAGGGTGATGTGCTGAGTTTTGACAAGTTGATTCTCGCTACCGGTTCTTATGC from Acinetobacter lwoffii encodes the following:
- a CDS encoding ANTAR domain-containing response regulator; amino-acid sequence: MSKLRIALIDDDLERAQFIQESLLLHDFQVVACLILNDLNMVHVKGIHADVILLNMDHPHRDIIESCVSQYELPTVLFTQNSNKDTIKSAIDAGITAYIVDGIDPTKLESILEISIEQFRKHKKLLNDLKETQDKLIDRKDIDKAKALLIQLHALTEEQAFALLRKNAMSHRITIGEMARRLLDAQKLLLGQ